The following are encoded in a window of Mycobacteriales bacterium genomic DNA:
- the hisG gene encoding ATP phosphoribosyltransferase, which yields MLSLVLPKGSLEKATLELFAAADLTVRRGTDRDYHASIDDPRIDRVRFLRPQEIPVYVEQGLFDLGITGRDWIAETGSDPVSLGELQYSRATAKPVKIVVAVPQSHPAQHAAELPDGVRVSTEFPELTRRYFADLGVKAVVVPSHGATEAKVPDIVDAIVDLTETGSSLRRAGLKIIDTLLTSYTELVANRASYADPAKRAAMDDVALLLRSAIRARGRVLLKLNVAEADLPKVLEIIPSAGSPTLMPLASGVHSAVEAVVPKTGINELIPALKAAGAFDILELPIGKIVD from the coding sequence GTGCTCTCGCTCGTGCTGCCCAAGGGATCGCTGGAGAAGGCGACCCTCGAACTCTTCGCCGCAGCCGACCTCACCGTCCGCCGCGGCACCGACCGCGACTACCACGCCTCCATCGACGACCCGCGCATCGACCGGGTCCGGTTCCTGCGCCCGCAGGAGATCCCGGTCTACGTCGAGCAGGGCCTCTTCGACCTCGGGATCACCGGCCGCGACTGGATCGCCGAGACCGGCTCCGACCCGGTCAGCCTCGGCGAGTTGCAGTACAGCCGGGCCACCGCCAAGCCGGTGAAGATCGTCGTCGCCGTGCCGCAGTCGCACCCGGCCCAGCACGCCGCGGAACTCCCCGACGGCGTGCGGGTGTCGACCGAGTTCCCGGAGCTGACCCGCCGCTACTTCGCCGACCTCGGCGTGAAGGCCGTCGTCGTACCGTCGCACGGAGCCACCGAGGCGAAGGTGCCCGACATCGTCGACGCCATCGTCGATCTCACCGAGACCGGCTCGTCGCTGCGCCGGGCCGGGCTGAAGATCATCGACACCCTGCTGACCAGCTACACCGAGCTGGTCGCCAACAGGGCGTCCTACGCCGACCCGGCCAAGCGCGCCGCGATGGACGACGTCGCGTTGCTGCTGCGCAGCGCGATCCGGGCCCGCGGGCGGGTGCTGCTCAAGCTCAACGTCGCCGAGGCCGACCTGCCCAAGGTGCTCGAGATCATCCCGTCGGCCGGGTCGCCGACGTTGATGCCGCTCGCGTCGGGGGTGCACTCCGCGGTCGAGGCCGTGGTCCCCAAGACCGGGATCAACGAGCTGATCCCCGCGCTCAAGGCCGCCGGTGCGTTCGACATCCTCGAACTGCCGATCGGCAAGATCGTCGACTGA